A window of the Dyadobacter pollutisoli genome harbors these coding sequences:
- a CDS encoding aminotransferase-like domain-containing protein, whose translation MIRDTLVAEEDFLYSRIAERLELQIENKTLKAGDKLMSLRALSREQGISLSTAYKAYVELENKGIVEARPKSGYFVRFPKSRYPKSPDTPTAAPVIQKTNVDDMIRTVYKTLTKEGMLRFSVSAPSIELIPEAKLNKAMMEALRKSSSSCTQYEEIQGNSELRKQIARQTFNWNGNITEDQIVTTQGCMEALVFCLKAVTQPGDTVAIESPVYFGIFNLLKMLGLKVLEIPCHPDNGADIEYLEKALETEPVKACLFVPNFSNPVGALMPEHRKKYLVEMLASRQIPLIEDDIYGEMYFGKTRPKTCKSFDKNGLVMLCSSVSKSLAPGYRVGWCIPGKFMDNVLSNKLTQTVSAATPTQAAIALFFETGRYDLHMRKLRKALHTQCLRYMQAISEYFPADIKVARPQGGYVLWIELNAGINAFDLFESAIKEDISIAPGQIFSTDARFTNYIRISFGKPFDNAIDAGLRRLGELISLQQYCK comes from the coding sequence ATGATCAGGGACACATTGGTTGCGGAAGAGGATTTTCTATATTCCAGAATTGCGGAACGCCTCGAACTGCAGATCGAAAACAAGACATTGAAAGCTGGCGATAAACTGATGTCGCTCAGGGCGCTTAGCAGGGAACAAGGCATCAGCCTGAGTACTGCCTACAAAGCGTACGTGGAGCTTGAAAATAAAGGAATAGTGGAAGCCAGGCCAAAATCCGGGTATTTTGTGCGTTTTCCAAAGTCCCGATATCCGAAAAGTCCCGATACTCCTACTGCCGCGCCGGTCATTCAGAAAACTAATGTCGATGATATGATCAGGACGGTTTACAAAACACTTACCAAAGAAGGAATGCTCCGTTTCTCCGTTTCGGCGCCCTCAATAGAACTGATCCCAGAAGCCAAACTGAACAAAGCAATGATGGAGGCGCTGCGAAAAAGTTCGTCCAGCTGCACACAGTACGAAGAAATTCAAGGGAATAGTGAACTCCGCAAGCAAATTGCACGGCAGACTTTTAACTGGAATGGCAACATTACCGAAGACCAGATCGTCACGACGCAGGGTTGTATGGAGGCACTGGTATTTTGTCTCAAAGCGGTAACGCAGCCCGGAGACACGGTGGCCATTGAAAGCCCAGTGTATTTTGGAATTTTCAATCTATTAAAGATGCTGGGTTTAAAGGTCCTGGAAATCCCCTGCCACCCGGATAACGGCGCAGACATTGAATATCTTGAAAAAGCATTAGAAACTGAGCCCGTCAAGGCGTGTTTATTTGTCCCCAACTTTTCAAATCCCGTGGGCGCGCTCATGCCCGAACATCGCAAAAAGTACCTGGTAGAAATGCTGGCATCACGGCAGATCCCCTTGATCGAAGACGATATTTATGGTGAAATGTATTTTGGTAAAACAAGACCAAAGACTTGTAAAAGTTTTGATAAAAATGGCCTGGTGATGCTATGTTCCTCTGTTTCCAAGTCACTGGCGCCCGGGTACCGTGTGGGCTGGTGCATTCCTGGCAAGTTTATGGATAATGTATTGAGCAACAAGCTCACACAAACGGTTTCCGCCGCCACACCGACCCAGGCCGCTATCGCGCTTTTCTTTGAAACCGGCCGTTACGACCTCCATATGCGCAAGTTGCGTAAGGCCCTGCACACGCAATGCCTGCGTTACATGCAGGCGATTTCAGAATATTTTCCAGCGGACATTAAAGTCGCACGTCCTCAGGGCGGCTATGTTTTGTGGATCGAGCTCAATGCGGGTATCAATGCCTTTGACCTGTTTGAGAGTGCTATTAAAGAAGATATCAGCATTGCTCCCGGACAGATTTTCAGTACCGATGCCCGGTTTACCAATTACATTCGGATCAGTTTTGGCAAACCATTTGACAATGCTATCGACGCTGGTTTACGGCGATTGGGAGAACTAATTTCGCTGCAACAATATTGCAAGTAG
- a CDS encoding heavy metal translocating P-type ATPase, whose amino-acid sequence MKLDEKKDITHKHDDDCCSSEPKVRTKVAPQHNHQHDHDHDHGDHDHSHEGNADTSILKSRWMLWLSLSILAIFLITTFVFKIEVDRTLEIVLMVSAYLLAGNKTIAIAFRRARRGDFFNEFTLMTIATFGAFFIGEFSEGVAVMIFYEIGELFQDLAVSRSKRSIKALLDIRPESVTVIRDGQNLQVAPGEVLIGERILVKAGEKVALDGVLASSAGTFNTAALTGESRPDVKMQNEPVLAGMINTEKTVEIDVKALFKDSKLSRILEMVQEATARKAPTQLLISRLAKIYTPIVFLLAVLIILVPYFFVADYNFNEWLYRGMVFLVIACPCALTISIPLGYFGGIGLASRNGILIKGANFLDVITKVNVVVSDKTGTLTKGVFKVQKVETELDKNHFLTQIASLESYSTHPVAKAVVEYAKELTLEKPIDVEEISGHGLKGKVAENTLLAGNLKLLDKFNVSYPQEVTEVKETIVALALNGTYAGYVVIADEIKTDAAQTVAELKKLGIQTVMLSGDKEAVVSHVARQLQIDQSFGNLLPEEKVNIVQKLKDEGKMVAFAGDGVNDAPVIALADVGIAMGALGSDATIETADIVIQNDQPFKIVSAIKVGKITKAVVYQNISLAMGVKVLVMLLGAGGVATLWEAVFADVGVALLAILNAYRIQGKQI is encoded by the coding sequence ATGAAACTCGACGAAAAAAAAGATATTACACACAAACATGACGACGATTGTTGCTCCTCTGAACCTAAGGTTCGCACCAAAGTAGCTCCCCAACACAATCATCAGCACGATCATGATCACGACCACGGCGATCACGACCATAGCCACGAAGGAAATGCTGACACAAGTATCCTGAAAAGTCGCTGGATGCTTTGGCTGAGCCTTTCTATCCTGGCCATTTTTCTGATCACCACATTTGTATTCAAAATAGAGGTGGACCGTACCCTGGAAATTGTTCTGATGGTCAGTGCGTATCTGCTGGCAGGGAACAAAACCATTGCGATCGCATTTCGCAGAGCACGCCGGGGCGATTTTTTCAATGAATTTACATTAATGACGATAGCAACTTTCGGCGCGTTCTTTATTGGGGAGTTCAGCGAGGGAGTTGCGGTAATGATATTTTACGAGATCGGCGAGCTTTTTCAGGACCTGGCGGTGAGCCGCTCCAAGCGTTCCATTAAGGCATTACTGGATATCCGCCCGGAATCAGTCACTGTTATCCGTGATGGCCAGAACTTACAAGTCGCGCCCGGCGAAGTGCTTATAGGCGAACGAATTCTGGTGAAAGCAGGTGAAAAAGTTGCTCTCGACGGCGTACTGGCATCTTCTGCGGGCACATTCAACACTGCAGCTTTGACGGGCGAATCACGACCGGATGTAAAAATGCAAAATGAACCGGTCCTCGCCGGAATGATCAATACAGAGAAAACTGTTGAGATCGATGTTAAAGCATTATTCAAAGACTCCAAACTTTCCCGGATTCTCGAAATGGTACAGGAGGCCACCGCCCGAAAAGCCCCTACCCAGCTACTGATCAGCAGATTGGCCAAGATTTACACACCTATTGTTTTTCTCCTGGCTGTCCTGATTATCCTCGTCCCGTACTTTTTTGTCGCTGATTACAATTTCAATGAATGGCTTTACCGTGGAATGGTGTTCCTGGTGATCGCCTGCCCCTGTGCACTCACGATTTCGATTCCATTGGGTTACTTTGGAGGAATCGGCCTGGCTTCGCGAAATGGTATTCTGATTAAAGGCGCTAATTTTCTGGACGTGATCACGAAGGTAAATGTAGTAGTGTCTGATAAGACCGGCACATTGACAAAAGGGGTTTTCAAAGTTCAAAAAGTTGAAACAGAACTTGATAAGAATCATTTTTTGACTCAAATCGCATCTCTCGAAAGCTACTCCACCCATCCGGTTGCCAAAGCAGTTGTTGAATATGCAAAGGAATTAACACTGGAAAAACCAATTGATGTTGAAGAAATATCCGGACACGGCCTGAAAGGAAAAGTGGCTGAAAATACATTGCTCGCAGGAAACCTCAAACTCCTTGATAAATTCAATGTATCCTATCCTCAGGAAGTGACGGAGGTAAAGGAAACCATTGTAGCACTGGCACTTAACGGAACATACGCAGGATATGTGGTCATTGCTGACGAGATAAAAACCGATGCTGCTCAAACGGTAGCAGAGTTAAAAAAATTGGGCATTCAGACGGTCATGCTATCCGGCGATAAGGAAGCCGTGGTTTCCCATGTGGCCCGCCAGTTGCAGATAGACCAGAGTTTTGGAAATCTGTTACCTGAGGAAAAGGTGAATATCGTTCAAAAGTTAAAAGACGAAGGTAAAATGGTTGCTTTCGCCGGCGACGGCGTGAACGACGCCCCTGTCATTGCGCTGGCCGACGTGGGTATCGCGATGGGTGCGCTAGGTTCAGACGCTACGATTGAGACCGCCGATATTGTCATTCAAAATGACCAGCCATTCAAAATTGTATCTGCCATTAAAGTCGGCAAAATTACCAAAGCGGTTGTATATCAGAACATTTCCCTCGCTATGGGTGTAAAAGTACTGGTGATGTTGCTGGGAGCTGGTGGAGTAGCGACACTTTGGGAAGCTGTTTTCGCGGATGTTGGTGTTGCTTTGCTTGCCATTTTGAATGCATATAGAATCCAGGGCAAACAAATTTAG
- a CDS encoding pyridoxamine 5'-phosphate oxidase family protein encodes MGKKLELITQELQTFIEAQKIFFVATAMREGTVNLSPKGMDSFRILGPNRVMWLNLTGSGNETATHLLESDRITVMFCAFEGKPLILRLYGTAKTYHQRDAEWDEYISLFPNLEGARQLIDIQVNIVQTSCGMAVPFMDYNREREELNTWAKKKGVEGITEYWQQKNTKSFDGFETGIFN; translated from the coding sequence ATGGGCAAAAAACTGGAATTGATCACGCAAGAGTTACAAACTTTCATAGAGGCTCAGAAAATATTTTTTGTAGCCACTGCTATGAGAGAAGGTACGGTTAACCTGTCTCCCAAAGGAATGGATTCCTTCCGCATATTGGGTCCGAACAGAGTAATGTGGCTCAATTTAACGGGAAGCGGCAATGAAACTGCGACACATTTACTTGAAAGCGACCGCATTACTGTCATGTTTTGCGCATTTGAAGGTAAGCCTTTGATTCTAAGGCTTTACGGTACGGCCAAAACATATCATCAGAGAGACGCTGAATGGGATGAATACATTTCGCTTTTCCCAAATCTGGAAGGAGCCAGACAACTTATTGACATACAAGTAAATATTGTTCAAACATCATGTGGTATGGCTGTTCCTTTTATGGATTACAACCGGGAACGGGAAGAATTGAATACGTGGGCGAAAAAGAAAGGGGTAGAAGGAATAACAGAATACTGGCAGCAAAAGAATACGAAAAGCTTTGACGGGTTTGAAACCGGAATATTCAACTGA
- a CDS encoding helix-turn-helix domain-containing protein: MTTGERLKQCRELMRFSQERVALHMDKAGRATISNWENDKNEPSLTELKRLAAFLNTTVAYLMGEAPQFQEPRENYVMVKKDDLIELQKKALEHEAEKNKELLEKLEVEKTKKPEE; this comes from the coding sequence ATGACTACGGGAGAGCGGTTAAAACAGTGCCGGGAACTAATGAGATTCAGTCAGGAGCGTGTAGCACTGCATATGGACAAGGCCGGACGGGCAACGATATCAAATTGGGAAAATGACAAAAATGAGCCCAGCCTCACTGAACTCAAAAGACTAGCTGCGTTTCTGAACACCACTGTTGCATACCTGATGGGAGAAGCGCCTCAGTTTCAGGAACCAAGGGAGAATTATGTGATGGTCAAAAAAGACGACTTGATCGAGCTTCAGAAAAAAGCGCTCGAACACGAAGCAGAGAAAAACAAAGAGCTGCTGGAAAAGCTGGAAGTTGAAAAAACAAAAAAGCCGGAAGAGTAA
- a CDS encoding MFS transporter has product MVRKIIDSYKVSFSGLSRETWLLSIVILINRCGYMAVPFMSMYITQNLHRSIADAGLIITLFGVGSVLGAMAGGYLTDKWGFRPVQMLSLVLSGVFFVLFSLVSNFTVLCFLIIVLSFFVEAFKPANITAIAAYSKRENLTRSYALNRLAMNIGFGFGTSVGGILAAINYHLLFWVDGVVYVLAGLLILVMLPKRKVNREIIEVTQEHTGTQSPWRDAFFVRFLLMVSMYMICFSLLFRLVPVYWKEQMHIGESTIGILLGMNGIVIALFEMVLIQNLRDRRPDFFYIIAGTVFSGFAFIMLLIPAAAPILLAGAAVLLFTTGEMLALPYISTFVMSRSSEENRGKYSAAYSVSQSGAQIFGPAAGGLIAAEWGYNTLWILLVILSFACAIGFKALFQNKVHLGRT; this is encoded by the coding sequence ATGGTTCGAAAAATAATTGATAGTTACAAGGTTTCATTTAGTGGACTGAGCAGGGAAACCTGGCTTTTGAGCATTGTCATTCTCATCAATCGTTGCGGGTATATGGCGGTGCCTTTTATGAGTATGTATATTACTCAAAACCTACATCGTAGCATTGCCGACGCGGGTCTGATCATCACATTATTCGGTGTAGGTTCGGTGTTGGGTGCTATGGCAGGCGGCTACCTGACGGACAAATGGGGTTTTCGCCCAGTACAAATGTTGAGCCTGGTACTAAGCGGGGTATTCTTTGTTCTTTTTAGCCTGGTGTCCAATTTTACAGTACTTTGTTTCCTGATCATTGTGCTAAGCTTTTTCGTGGAAGCCTTCAAGCCGGCCAATATTACGGCCATTGCGGCATATTCAAAACGTGAAAACCTGACGCGTTCCTACGCGCTCAACAGGCTGGCTATGAACATTGGATTTGGTTTTGGGACGTCGGTAGGAGGGATTCTGGCCGCTATTAACTACCATTTATTGTTTTGGGTGGACGGTGTCGTTTACGTTTTGGCTGGACTTTTGATACTTGTGATGTTGCCAAAACGGAAAGTTAACCGCGAAATCATTGAAGTTACACAGGAGCATACCGGCACGCAATCTCCATGGCGCGACGCATTTTTCGTCCGGTTTTTATTGATGGTATCCATGTATATGATTTGTTTCTCGCTGCTTTTCAGGCTGGTACCTGTTTATTGGAAAGAACAAATGCATATTGGCGAATCTACGATCGGGATTTTGCTGGGAATGAACGGGATCGTGATCGCACTATTCGAAATGGTGCTGATCCAAAATCTCCGTGACCGCAGACCAGACTTTTTCTATATTATAGCGGGCACCGTCTTCAGTGGTTTTGCATTCATAATGTTGCTGATACCCGCGGCGGCACCCATTTTGCTGGCCGGTGCTGCGGTACTGTTGTTTACCACTGGCGAAATGCTCGCGCTGCCCTATATCAGCACGTTTGTAATGAGCCGTTCTTCGGAAGAAAACAGGGGCAAATATTCAGCTGCTTATTCAGTTTCGCAGTCTGGCGCGCAGATTTTCGGACCGGCCGCTGGTGGGCTTATCGCGGCCGAGTGGGGCTATAATACACTCTGGATACTGCTGGTGATCCTCAGTTTTGCCTGTGCCATTGGTTTCAAGGCACTATTCCAAAACAAAGTACATTTGGGAAGAACCTAG
- a CDS encoding aminotransferase-like domain-containing protein: protein MMQVLPTLLSVEKSGRLPVYLQVANQLMTLIRNGTLQPGYRLLSTRQLALMLKVHRRTVVQAYDELLAQGWLESHTGNGTFVAKNLPEIQPSEPKVNGQRVAANLKSAGFQFDVPEYLNRPVLKAGTRLHLDDGFPDPRLAPLEDLSRAYRSQLLNGNPYVRLGYGDTKGSLWLRQELSAYLNETRGLKTTSENILIVRGVIMGIHLTTAGLIKPGDYVAVDSPGWFGANMNFVHAGAKVVEVPVDEYGMDVDALEKICMKQPIRLLYVTSHHHYPTTVALRADRRINLMKLAEKYGFIVFEDDYDYDFHYLSKPLLPLAGADPTGMVLYCGSFTKTISPALRVGYLVGAEDVISYLARFRRIVDRQGDQMLENALAELFKTGVLQRHLRKSVRVYKQRRDTFCELMKTHLNDYVNFQVPDGGMAVWTRFDPAIDLKALAAKALQKDLYFSDGSASNLPPALAGGVRLGFASSNQSELEESVEIMTALI, encoded by the coding sequence ATGATGCAAGTCCTGCCCACATTGTTGTCTGTGGAAAAATCCGGACGGTTGCCGGTTTATCTGCAGGTAGCTAACCAACTGATGACGCTTATCCGAAATGGTACGTTGCAGCCCGGGTACCGGTTACTCAGCACGCGGCAGCTGGCTTTGATGCTCAAAGTGCACAGACGTACTGTGGTTCAGGCATATGACGAGTTGCTTGCGCAGGGTTGGCTGGAAAGTCATACCGGTAATGGGACATTCGTGGCCAAAAATTTGCCGGAAATTCAGCCTTCGGAGCCCAAAGTGAATGGTCAAAGAGTAGCGGCAAACCTGAAAAGTGCGGGTTTTCAATTCGATGTTCCTGAATATCTGAACAGGCCGGTACTAAAAGCCGGAACGCGGTTGCACCTCGACGATGGCTTTCCAGATCCGCGACTTGCGCCTCTGGAAGATCTTTCTCGTGCGTACCGAAGCCAACTACTCAACGGAAATCCCTATGTACGCCTCGGTTACGGGGATACGAAGGGATCTTTGTGGCTACGGCAGGAGTTGTCGGCCTATCTCAACGAAACCCGCGGCTTGAAGACAACTTCTGAAAATATTCTGATCGTGCGCGGCGTGATCATGGGCATTCACCTGACCACCGCTGGCCTTATTAAACCTGGCGACTACGTGGCTGTGGATTCTCCGGGCTGGTTCGGGGCGAATATGAATTTCGTTCATGCAGGTGCCAAGGTGGTGGAAGTGCCTGTGGATGAGTATGGTATGGATGTGGATGCTTTGGAGAAAATTTGCATGAAGCAGCCGATCAGGCTGCTGTACGTGACTTCACATCATCATTATCCTACCACCGTAGCCCTGCGTGCTGACCGCCGCATTAATCTGATGAAACTGGCTGAAAAGTATGGTTTCATCGTTTTTGAAGACGATTACGATTACGACTTTCACTATTTGAGCAAACCATTGTTGCCGCTTGCAGGAGCAGATCCGACAGGGATGGTGCTGTATTGCGGGTCATTTACCAAAACCATCTCACCTGCGCTTCGGGTGGGGTACCTGGTAGGAGCAGAGGATGTGATTTCATACCTCGCCCGTTTCCGTCGCATTGTAGACCGGCAGGGTGACCAAATGCTGGAAAATGCGCTCGCAGAGCTATTTAAAACCGGTGTTTTGCAGCGGCACCTGCGCAAGTCAGTCCGGGTGTATAAGCAGAGGCGAGATACATTTTGCGAATTAATGAAGACCCATTTGAATGATTATGTCAATTTTCAGGTTCCTGATGGAGGTATGGCGGTATGGACACGGTTCGACCCCGCGATTGATCTGAAAGCGCTTGCTGCCAAAGCTTTGCAAAAGGACCTGTATTTTTCTGACGGATCGGCCAGCAATCTCCCGCCGGCCCTGGCTGGCGGCGTCAGGCTTGGGTTTGCATCTTCCAATCAAAGCGAACTGGAAGAAAGCGTTGAAATCATGACGGCGCTGATTTAA
- a CDS encoding pyridoxamine 5'-phosphate oxidase family protein, whose protein sequence is MSTTPPYLIPSRLAKRTQYDTETICSILDEALFCVISYSVDNRPFAIPTAFVRYEDKIYIHGSVGSHFIREIEKGIPVCISIMLTDALVVAKSAFSHSVNYRSLTIFSKAEKIEDTETKRAAFEWLTNKIVPDSWEYLRPMKDNEVKKTTALAFSFEEASAKTRTGMPNDEEEDLELPIWSGLIPLQTNRLAPIADELSKNIPLPSHLM, encoded by the coding sequence ATGAGCACGACACCACCCTACCTCATTCCAAGCAGACTTGCTAAACGGACGCAATATGACACTGAAACGATTTGCTCCATTCTGGACGAAGCGTTGTTTTGCGTGATCAGCTACTCGGTGGACAATCGGCCATTTGCAATTCCTACCGCTTTTGTCCGGTATGAGGATAAAATTTATATCCACGGGTCAGTAGGAAGTCATTTCATCAGGGAAATCGAAAAAGGTATTCCTGTATGTATCTCCATCATGCTCACGGATGCATTGGTGGTTGCCAAATCAGCATTCAGCCATTCGGTGAATTATCGTTCGTTAACGATTTTTTCAAAAGCAGAAAAAATAGAAGATACCGAGACCAAACGTGCTGCATTTGAATGGCTTACCAATAAAATAGTACCCGACAGCTGGGAGTACCTTCGTCCTATGAAAGACAATGAGGTCAAAAAAACGACCGCGCTGGCCTTTTCGTTTGAAGAAGCATCGGCCAAAACCAGAACCGGTATGCCGAACGATGAAGAAGAAGATCTCGAACTTCCGATCTGGTCCGGATTGATCCCGCTCCAAACAAACAGACTGGCACCAATAGCGGACGAATTGAGTAAAAATATTCCGCTTCCTTCACATTTAATGTAA